One Spinacia oleracea cultivar Varoflay chromosome 4, BTI_SOV_V1, whole genome shotgun sequence DNA segment encodes these proteins:
- the LOC130472474 gene encoding uncharacterized protein, producing MVGVINRLKSALVRARSALSCRSPHSTRTGAGRAGADDAGPSGGGHGRERERARHSPLRHRRSDAGVSSSGERSEPERRRHSVSVAREPSPELQSQPHFWGDSGWGPSYHGEWSGWTGEAWRHGADDES from the exons atggtgggggtgatcaatcggttgaagtccgcgttggttcgagcccgatctgcactttcttgcaggagcccccactctactcgg ACGGGTGCTggacgagccggggccgacgacgcgggtccctcgggcgggggacacggtcgtgagagagagagggcacggcactctcccctacggcatcgccgttccgacgcgggggtgagttcttccggggagaggtccgagccggagcgtaggcgacattccgtgtcggtggcccgagagcctagccccgagttgcagtcacaaccccatttttggggtgattctggctgggggccctcataccacggggagtggagtggatggaccggcgaggcttggagacatggagccgatgacgagtcttag